The Osmerus eperlanus chromosome 9, fOsmEpe2.1, whole genome shotgun sequence genomic sequence CTCAGAAATTATTGATAAGGGTTAAATAATTAATTTATCTTGAAtcgatttattttattttcatgaAGGATAGTTCAGTGTTGGAAACATCCCTTACTCTGGATGTGGCAGATGTAGCGCTGATCTCTGCTACATTCTAAAAGCAACGCATGACGCCCTGTTTTTGACAACCTCTTTGCCATTCAGATTATTTAGTCGTTTTCTGAAAGGATGTTTGCTTTTCTGCTATTCTACCTCATGAAACATGGATGACCTCCCAATGCTGTCAGCCTGCTGTTGCTGCCACTGCTCCCTGCGTTGGTACAGCAGAGCCCTGGGACAGCATTTGGATTGGCAGCCTTCCTCTTGtccagctctccccctctccctcccaccactccttctacccctccccccctctctctctctctccccccccctctctctctctctctctttcctccctcctgcccctccctcctacccctccccccctctctcccttcccccctctctctttcctccctcctgcccctccttccctcctacccctccccccctctctctctctccccccccctctctctctctctctttcctccctcctgcccctccttcctacccctccccccctctctttcctcccacctgcccctccctcccaccactactcctaccccccctcccccccccctctctctctctctcttcctccctcctgcccagcTCTCTCATATTTGAGGCTGAATAACTTAACACACATTTCAGCTTGACACACTTCTGCTTGGTCTCCCCAGGGTCCCTGTCGCATTATCCAGGTGCGTTAGTggactgtgagcgtgtgtgtgtgtggatctcttGGGTTGAAGGTGAGGTATACCCTCTGGTCATTCAGGGCCTCCCAGCATGACCTCACCAGGTGAGAGAAGACTGGACACGAGGTGGTGCTAGAAAGATGTTTGGGTTCTTTAGCCTGGGAACAGACTCCCGCATTTGATTGGGCAGCAAGTAATTTAGCCGAATGCTACTCCAGAACATTTGACGAAGATACTTATGTAATGAAAAATATTCAGCATCCtcctcatactgtacacaagtGAATCACTGAGGCaaatacaaattaaaataatgttactcaaaataataaaaatattttacagaAATTGAAATTGTAAACTTCTGACAAGGCATGAAAGAGAAAACACCACCTGGACACAACACCTCAGAATGAAATTCAttttctgaccacacacacacacaataactcaCACTAATCTGAGAAATGATAACAATAATGGAAATCGGGACTCTGAGATGCAGCTAAATGACACATAAATCACCGGCATGGATGGCGAGGCTTTAAAAGCGGCCCGGCCGTGATGGATACAAATGGCCGCCTGATGTTGGTAAACTGCTGGCATAAATACTTGTCTGAGTGGCTGCAAGGAAGCGGTAGAAAACTAAAAGATTAATACTTGCGCATATATGATATTTCTCCATCGGAGCCCCTTCCTGACACCtataaagtatttttttttattgctttttcATCTCTGTCCCCCcatcatttacaaaatgaatgtCTTTAACCTTGCTCTGATGCACATTCAAATCAAGATTGCTAAAAGCATTGATAGAATGCAGTCTAATAAGGCAATGCCAAGCTGTTTTTACGCAGATGAGGACGACCTTTTTAAGCGTTCGGCATTTCCTCAGCAAGGTCAAGACGTGATTATTAAGGTCCAACGTAAAGGAAGGTTGAAGGTGCAGGGACAGACCGTTAAATAGCATTCCCACTGGAGGGCGCTgtctgtggggtggggggcgtgTTGGGGAAGGAAGGGAGCCAGAGGGAGGTACCTGTCTACTGTACACCAGATGGACCCTCTGAAGCGCCACAGATTAGTCTGACAAGTACCTGCCTCTCCTTGAGAACTGTCACCCTGTATCATGACGCTATTACTCTTACGtgaacgcgcgtgtgtgtgtgtttgcgtgtgggaGATAAAGAGTGAGTTATAAATGATATCACACAGATAATGCCTCTCAAAATATTAATTTATATAGTAACCAAGGCAACAACCCAATTTCATATTATACCAGTCCAGCATACAATTCCACATCAATTCAATTATCTGAGATACAGCGGTGGTGCATGATGCTGCGCCTACGCAGCGTCAAAGTGTCCACTGCGCAGGCGCCGTTTCAATTGGTCGCAGAGCTGAGACTGGAGATGGAAAGATGGCCCTCGATAATTTAATATTCGCGCAATGTATCCTCTATTTTTTTGCTTTTTTGTTCAGTTTCATTGCCGTTGTGCCTCTCTCCGAAAATACGGAAGATTTTCGGGGGAAATGTTTGCTTTTCACGCATGGAATGTGGCAGAATGAAAATATCACAGTATCGAAACAGCGCTTCATCGTTGAGGAGTGGGGACGGGAGTCCTCATGCAGTTTCATCACTTTTGTCGGGATAGCTTCCCTTGTCGTGTCTGCAGTGCAGGCGTGGAGACTGCTTTTCTTTCTTTGCAAAGGGCACGACGAGTGAGTGCCGTTTCACTTGTGGTTGTTCTGAAACATTATTTGCTTGTTCTTGTTTTACAGGATCGCATTGCTAAGAGATGCATGCAGACATATGTAGGGTAGTTCATGTGCACGCACTCCTGAATCCCCGCCAGCCTGTAGCCTGCCTGCTGCACCGATAAAAATAGTACAAATACATTCGGTtcatttagtttatttttatgCAGTAGGCTAGATTTGCTGCAGAAAGGCCTGGCAGAAGAGAATCCATTGGTTACAATAACACGTTCAGCCTCATTCAGCCACACTACCAGCCTGAGGATCCGAATGCAATGTGATGCAGTTCACATATAGGATGCCCATTGCAAATGATCCACTGTTTTTCATTTAGTTTTGTAGAGATACTTCTGAATTGAGACAAATGTTTTTCCAATTATTTTGGTACAGCAATTGGCCTATGAACATCCTGCCTTGCAGTCGTGGAACTGGTTATCATAGGAGTATCTATAGAACAACTATCAATTTGCTATTGCCTTTTTCCAATTAGCATAACAGTAAACCATCAAGTTCTCTTAcaaaccatctctctctctcttcctctccctctctccctctgcagttCCATCTTCAATGCCTTCCTGAACCTGCTCATCAGCTCTCTGATGGTGTTCATGGTCTTCCTGTCCAGCACCATCACCAGCGTGGGGTTCAACCTGTGGTGTGACGCTGTCACAGACGGGGGCAGCATGCCCAGCAGGTGAGCCCGGTCACATGACCCGGTCACATGACCTGCTCACCATCTCAGAACCACAGTACCCTTTGACCCTGTCTGGGCTACTGTGGTCAGGGCGCCACCATACATCGCCTGTAGCTGAAAGACAGCTTTACataacatgtttgtttgtttgttgcagCTGTGAGGACCTTCAGGACACGGATCTGGAGCTGGGGTTGGATAACTCTGCCTTCTATGACCAGTTTGCTATTGCTCAGGTATGACTGGAACTGATGGTCTTTTAACCAAGGGTGTAGGTTTGCTTTCAGATGTGGGTAGGACAACTTTACATGTATATTGTATATAACCAAGAATGCGGACGTTAAATATGATCTTTCTTCATAAAAAGGTGACAGATTTGTCATTTTTCCAAAAGTATAATGAACCCTAAGGCCCTGATGTTAACTACAGTGTAAAGATGGGAGACTGAGATGGGATTCTAGATACTTCTCTGTGTGACTCCAGTTTGGGTTGTGGGCGTGCTGGCTGGCATGGCTGGGCATCGCGGTGATGGCCTTCCTCAAGGTCTACCACAACTACAGACAGGAGGATCTTCTGGACAGCCTGATCCACGAGAAGGAACTGCTCCTGGGGCGATCCTCGCGCCGAGGCTCCGACGGCAGGGACCGGAAGAAGGGCCTGATATAGagcactgagaacacacacacacacacgtatgcacacagccacacatccacacacgcacacactcacatggacatatgcacacacgcacaaatccacacacacacacacacacacatatgggcaCCCACAGAAACACTAGTTACTGACTTCAGTATATTCGCTAGCCCTGCCTGCCACTGTAGAGTGACCAGACCCTGTCGATTCATACAATCAAATCAATGGGTTCTGACTCACAAGTAAACTTTATAGGATTCCTTTCATGCCTTTGGGTTACATCTCACCGTACTTGACTGGCCTCCTTTTTAAAACGTCGCTGTGGACGGTGAACTTCTAAAAGGGTGAACAAGTCAGTGATATTCTGCGGCAGATTCAATACGCTTGTCCACTTGCTTCCTGTGTTAATCTAAACGCAAGCTAATTACTGCTGACGCGTCATCTGCTTCTAGGCGCACGCTAAGACGTGCATGAGCAGAGAGAATATACAGACATTTAATAAGGAGGATGTAAGTGATGCATTAGGCCTTTCTTCCTCCACCGTGAGCGAGGCTCCCCATTTAGCAGCATGATTCTGGTGACTCATGCAGACAGGGAGGTTGGAAGGACAGTTTACATGGCTCTTCATGTCTTTGTGCTTTGGTTTAGCATGGGCTGTGTGCATGCAGtgagtagggttagggttcgaTCTACTGGAGTATTATATCATGAATAATATGTTTCTGGGACAAGCTTCCTGGTTGTGTACTCTCAACACAGATACCCTGTGGGCTGGGTAGCGTTGCTTCAGTTAAGACGGCTTTATTGcatgctgtgtatgtgtgcttttgCAGAGTAATAAATCTGCACCAAACAAGTGTTTTTTGTAAGGTATTACGTAGGCTTTGTATGATGCACATGGTCAATCAATGAACTTTCTATTTTCAAAGGACAGAGTTGTGAAGTGAGATTACCAGAAGTCAGAAGTTCATTTCACCTCCGGTCTGGCCCTTCTTAGTCTAAACATCCAGTACGGAGTACAAGCGGTACAGAGCATGCTGGGTAGTGGCAATAAAAGCCTGCCACCACGTTCTCTGGCTTTGGTACAGTATGCAATGACAAGTTTTATTTGTATTCATTCAAATCATATAAAAGATAGGAACCAAGAAAACCTTCCAAAAGGCACTTTTTTCAAAGTGACCACAAACACATTGCCAGACATGAAATGCAGCTACAAACCAAAATGTGCACACAGGCAATATTTCCCCAGGTGTTCTTGTTGCTGAGGATGGCTTAGTCTGACAGTTAAGTGGAAGCCCTCGAGATTAGACATACCTCATCTTTTCAGGCATTGGTTGAACCATATTGCAAAGAGCTTCAAACGTAAGACTTCTCGCACCTTATCATTTCCTATAGTTGTGTTCCCTGAAACCTGTTATATAAAGAATAACTTATTATTGGGAAAATAAATTGTGTGGTGTCTTATTGCTCAAATTTAAAAGTCTGTGACATGCACCAATGAAGCCCTTTGAAGCGTGACCCATTTTCAGGAGACTTGTGTTTTCTAAATTAGATTTGTGCCAATTACCGCAAGTCTCACAGTGATGCTAGTGTTCAGTTATGCTGCTGCGTTTGGCCTCTAACCACGCCAATCCATCCACCTCATCTACAGTACATCCTTCACCATGCAACCCCCTTCGTATCTACAGCTGAACAAGCATTTGACATCAAGATTAAAAACCTGAATTCTGCAGAAGTTGAAACAGACTAGTAGTTGAAATAGAAATGTAACAGGTAACAAAATCCTTATAAAATTCAATGTACAGGAAAGAAAAGTATTAGATATTTGTGTATCTGCTGTTTACAGTTTACAAGAATAGATAACATTTGAAGATGAAGGATATTAGTTGTGGCATTTTAACATTTAGGATGAACACTGGCATAAGCACTCATTCTGAGcacattaatttagattataaATAATGACATGGGGAATTTATACAACAGTATTGTGCTGAAGATGTTGTCATCTTTGATCCAACTGAGCTCAGTCCACTGACTAAAGGTGGATAGACCACAGAGCATGTAGTACGTAAAAGAAAGATGACTTCATTCGTATAAATATTCAATTTCGACCTGGCACAGTGAAGTGATACAGTCCTGTCATTCTTTTTCATGGATTCCTTTTCAAAAGGAAATCCCGTTTGTGCTTAACTCATCCCCCAATCCTCACGTAGGACAGTTAAGGTGTTCAGTGCCGAATCCAAACAATGTTAGAGGTCCCAACATTCAAAAATGTGCAATAACAAGGCTGAATATTGACTTAATATACCTTAATATTGTTGTAGACCTTACCATATATACACATTCATATCCGTGTAAATATTCAATGTACACAAAATGTTATAgttttgtaataaaataaatatttgcaTTCCATGGAAACATTCACACACGTACAATAAATGTGTGCCGATAATCAAAAAAGGCAAATGACCGTAGCAGTTAAGTGAGCATAACCAGTGAGCTTTAGCTTTGCAAATGTGCAAAATATACCAACCGAACTGAacgggccccccctccccccaggtacATATACATACAAGCATCGAAGCTACATTATCTCTGGGATTACGAGGCTCTTCCTACTCGTGTGAGATTAACAGTAAGGGAGCTCAGCCCATGGCCATAGAAAGAGTTTCAGCCGGGCGGCGGTGGACTGAGCTGTTCCGGGAGCGTCCGGGCGGATGCAGAGAGCGTGGAGATCTTGCTCCCTGTCCTTCCTGGCGGCTGGTTCCCGTCACTGCATGGTGAGCCAGCCCCAGCAGGCCCAGACCAGCTGCTTGGCCTTCAGCAGGTAGACTGCCAGAGAGGCCTCCAGGTCCTCACACATGCGCTGAGGCCGCCGGCGATCCGTGCAGTACAGCGCCACGCCcagcagtgacatcatcaggaACAGGCAGGTAAACAGGGCCAGGTGGGAGCGGGCTTGTGATGTGTCATATGCTGGGGACCAACACAAAACGGATCACTTTATTTAGCTAATGATCGACTGTACAGTGTAAACAACCTCCCTGGTGGATTCAGTCACGCTTCTTTCCAGGTAAGTGTGAATCTTGTTAAATAGCAACCTGATGTGGTTGAGCTCTGCGTTAAACGTGCTGAGCCATCCATGAGCCGAACAGGTGACGGGTAAACTAGGTGTGAAGCGAGAGGGAAAACAGGCTGTCCGATGTTAAAGCGGCCATAACACTCCCATATAGAGTGTCTTATCAGCCAGAAACAAGGTCACACTCGGAAACACGGTCACACTCGGAAACACGGTCACACTCGGTGAGAAGCACTCAACAGCCACAGTAAGTGTAAGGCACAGCAGTGACTTGCACATGCTCAGTGAGTGTAAGGCACAGCAGTGACTTGCACATGCTCAGTGAGTGTAAGGCACAGCAGTGACTTGCACATGCTCAGTGAGTGTAAGGCACAGCAGTGACTTGCACATGCTCAGTGAGTGTAAGGCACAGCAGTGACTTGCACATGCTCAGTGAGTGTAAGGCACAGCAGTGACTTGCACATGCTCAGTGAGTGTAAGGCACAGCAGTGACTTGCACATGCTCAGTGAGTGTAAGGCACAGCAGTGACTTGCACATGCTCAGTGAGTGTAAGGCACAGCAGTGACTTGCACATGCTCAGTGAGTGTAAGGCACAGCAGTGACTTGCACATGCTCAGTGAGTGTAAGGCACAGCAGTGACTAGCACATGCTCAGTGAGTTACTGACAAGAGGGACAGTCCCAGATAGACTTACCGCCCAAACGCTCATATGGGATGTCTGGACACACAACAGACAAGAGTCAAGTCAGTCCTGGTTGGACACGGAGACAGACAGCAGAGCTGCTGGCGCTGTTCAGCCCAGCAGATGAACAGTCCTCCAGTCTGATGCCCAGATGGTTGCTGGGGCCTtcatcacatttagtcatttaacaggcactcttatccagagcgacttacagtaagtacagggacattccccccgtggcaagtagggtgaagtgccttgctcaaggacataACGTaatttttggcacggccgggaatcgaacaggcaaccttctgattaatagcccgattccctaaccactcagccatctgcgGGAGCCTCATTTGCATGGATAATTAAGTGTGAAGCGTAAATCACTCATTCCTGTTGGTGTTTTTTATTCGTTTATCTGGTGTTGAATCCTACCGAACCCTCCAGGGAGGTCTGTTTTACGATCTACTCTGAGATTTTTTAATGTATCTTGTTAATTTTCTTTTACAGCTCAGACATAACAATGTTGAGTGTTTTGTGAGGTGCTGCAGTGTCCCGTGGAGAATTAGACGGTGTGAATCTAAAGGTGGATTCAGCAGTATATTACGTTTATGAATTCACACACATTTTATGGATGTGAAGATTAGTCTTATTTTTCTTGTCCCAGATGTGGAGCTAGTGGTCTTATCAACTCTTCTTTTTCCATTCATAACTGTACATTATTTTAAACAGTTTTTTTAATGCAGTTCAGAGAAGATTTTAGTTTGGTGTAGGAATATGCATGTGACTGAATGTAAATAGCTTATGGGTTATGTGTGCACTTCCTGCATGTATGTCTACTGTATTTTGGCATTTTCAGGggaatcatttacatttacattacatttagtcatttagcagacgctcttatccagagcgactaacagtaagtacagggacattccccctgaggcaagtagggtgaagtgccttgcccaaggacataacgtcaatttgcacggccaggaattgaaccggcaaccttctgattaatagcccgattccctaaccgctcagccacctgactccccaacaAATCATTGGATGAGAGAGTGGCTAGACCCAGGAGAGCTGCTGTCTCTGCAAGTGTATTTATATTGTTTCGCCTTATGTACTAAATTTTCTGTGTATCGGTGTCAAGGAGCCCCTTGAAAAACGACCAAACCACAAGGGGCTTATCCTTCTAATAAACATACATAAGTACACACCTAGAGGGCAGCACTCCTCTACAGACACAcctcatcttctcctctctcacgcACCCACAAGACTCAAACTACGGGTACAGTACAAGTCCCTCCACAGGGGcagttatgggggggggggggcagtgcctCTGTTACAACAAGCTTGGACCCCCTTGTAGCCCCCTTAAATGGAGGCCCTGAATAATTACAAATAATATATGTTGCAAAAATATAACAGGCAAAACATTAATGCCTGCAATGCAGTGAATAAAACTATATCACAACAGCAATGTTTGATGTAAATGGCCCCTCTAACAGTGAACCTGGCCCCAGGCACCTCCCCTGTCCTTACCAGCTCCTCATCCCATCAGTCTCTCACCGTGCACCGTGGTCTCAGGCTCTCTGAAGCGAACCCGCCGCTCGCCTTTCCGCCTGTGGACGGCCTCGGTGTCGGACCCTGGCCCCGGCCTCTTCAAGATGGAGGTGGGGGTCTTACTGCCGgcgggctggggagaggaacacacaccacGCAGTTTGAGCGCGCTCCAGAGCCATCGCAGGAGCAGCATCACCAAACTGGTCTGTTTTTTTCTCCTGCTGTATCACCCTACCCCCTTTCACTCCCGCTCAGGCACCTACAACACTCCATTTTAGACGTATTCTATTTATATGATCAGCATTTTACAAATATGACTGGTTTGAAATTcgatcgtttttttttcttcctatttTCTGTTGCTGTTTGATTTGTGTGAATGCTCCATTCGGATTGCTACTCAGTTTcactgtatgtatgtacagtactgtcTTCTCTTCAACTATACTACAACAGAGTCACCACAGAGCAGTTACCCGATCATATAAATTATAGATAACAAATATTACGATACATGCCACGTGATATCACATGCATACTACGTTTGCAGGCAGCTCTCCTCTTGGCAGTTGTCCATAATCACCTGGAGGTTGGAGGAGTCCTCCTGTTGGTGTACTTCCTTTCTGTTCCGCAGCTCAGAGCGTTTCTCCCGGTGGCAGTGGGTGTGGGCGTGGGGCAGCCCGTTCAGGGTGTCTCTGAAGGACTCTGCAGCCGTAAACCTCTTGGACAGGGCGGACACACACTGGCCCAGAGAGTCTAGGATAAGGAGGACCGTGAAAGAGAACCGTGAGAACCCAGGGAGAACCATGACCAGCAGGAGGCCTGGAACATGGAACCTCACACAGCACTGATGGTTACTGTTGCTGCTCCAGTTGGGCCTTGATAAGGCACTGAAACATGCAAAACAGAGCGTGCACTCAAACATCCCAACTAACCCTATCACTACAGAGTGATGCGCTCGAGGCAGAAGACAATGCAAGATGCACTGTGTAACCTAATCACCGAAGGCTTAACGAACTGACTGAACAAATATGTTATCTTATTTAGTAAAAGCAAATGATCAGATTTTAGGAGTGTAAATGCAGGGCAACACAAGCTGATAGCTGTGACATGATAACTTCCAGACTGACTGTCTCAAGCAGTAAGCTGTGGAGAGCAAACGACTCCGCCAAAGCTATTTTCCCGGACGCCGTAGAGGAGTCAGCCTTAGTGATAAAGGTTACTGAAATAGCTAACAGAAGCACAGGCGCAATATGCAATAACCTCCACagcaaaaataaatgtatttgtgcTTCAGCTGTTCTCTGAACTTGTAAGTATTTGTTTTGCCGTGGACTTGTCCCAGAAGGTCATCTAAAATGCACAGCCAGGTACTGTTAGACATAAAGTTCTACTGGGCCACAAGATTGCTGCGCACAATACACTTCtcggcaaaaaaaacaaaaaactccccttgcttaacccactatacaacagttcagggacgcgagtttgattttactggggcacagcagatttatactggggcacgtgccacagtaaaaagggtctaatgaCGCCCCTGTACTGTACGCTGCGAGGCCTTGCTTCATGCTGGCTACACACCACCCGGCAGCTGACTCACCATTTAGGGTGCATTTAAGTTAATGCCGTATACAGCAAACCTGTCTTCGTGAAAAATGCGAAGTTTCGGAAAGGAAACAAGAGTGGGTCTTTTTCTTAGCACCAGCAAACCTCGACAGTGGCCTTAAACTGTCGAGAGTAGCCTAACAAAAACTCCTCGTTTGTTGAACCCCGTCTGCGGTGCACAAAACCACTTTGGACGGCCAACGGTACAACGGCTGTTTCTTAATTGAACATTTCCTTAAACTGCCATTTTACATGTGCTAGCGGGAGTGCTGTAAGCCACTTACACGGCCGCGTGTGCTCTGAAGCAAAGCAGTTACGTGGTACTGGGGCTTAAACAGCACTGTTCCGGTTTGTCATGCCTAGGAAGAGAGCCTTGTGTAAACGCCGTGACAAGGTGCAGTCTACGTTCAGCGGTGAACACAAGGTCCTGTCATAATGTCAACATTGTAAACTCTCCCCCGTCTGTTTACAGTCTGAGCTGTCACAACGCAGTGCTTAGTGAAACACTCAACCAGGTATATTTATACTTTGAAGTAATTCATGTATTTTTCCATTTTGGAGGGGTTATCGCGGTGTCGTCCGCTAACGGACCTCTTCTTACCTGAGTATTCAGTCTTGCCGATCTCGGCATAGACTGTGGCTAGCAACTCCAGGCTTCTGGCTGTGATGGGGTGATCGTTCCCAAAAGCCTTCTGGTGTATTTTAGTCGCCTGGGGAACACACATACCATGGTAAGCCAGTTAACCCCAAGATAGCAGCTTAGTAGAATGTTTACCCACTGAACTAGAGGTtttaggttcaaatccccctcttgTCGTTTTGATAAAAGCTAATGACACATGAATAATACAACCGCTATTTTCAAGAATTTGAAAAGGCTCCCACAAAGTTGGTCTCTATGATGTTTAACCATATGAGTGCCAACTGAAGGCCCAGCACATACCTTTCCACTGTACTCTAATGCAAGGTGAGGTCTGGGAAAgtaagaaagaagagaaaactGTTAGAATATATAAGTAACATAAGTACATAAATAACAGACATTCTTTTGTAGTGAGAATACTCTGAACAAAACCCGTCAGTCCCTAATGCCTCCTAAGGGTTCTATGTTACCTCCAAATATCAGATATGCAGTAAAGAAAAGCAATGCATCCCATTCAGTCTGGCCCCGGAAGCGAAATCAATCTGGCCTGGCACcttcagttaatttaagcccaCAAATAAGTCTTTTTCAAAGGGAACAACAATGGCTGACCTTAATCAAGCTTAGTGGGGCATGCCGTCTTGTCAAGTAAGCAGATCCATTTCAGTGTTTAGGATCAGAACAGcatgacaaacacaagcacGCGTGTGCTGAGGGCCCGGGCGCTGGCGGGGGGCCAGCCTTGAGGCAGCAGTGGAAACCTGCCTTCCCTGCCAGCTGCCAaggcctccatcctgcctccatcctgcctccatcctgcctccagGGTGGGTTACAGAACGCATGGCGCTCACGGGTCGGTTTACTTCGTACCCTTCCATTCACACACCCTCGGTCTGCGTTAACCCGCCTGGACACAGCGCGCCTCTGAGGATGTGCTGTCCACATCCGCCTGCGGGCAGAGCCGGCACCGCCCGAGCACATCCGTCACCCACACGTGTGTTCATAGATGCAGAGCAAGGCTTGTTTAGTGTGACAGATGTCAGCTGTGCTGTTCCTAAACCTTCCCTTTAATTAGTAATGGCCAGGTGTCGGCTTGCCTGGTTTTAGACGGTCCTCGGAGGACATCCGATCGGCACAGATAGAGAAGCGAATGGACTTCCTACCGTAGCACTGAAAGATTCAAGCAGCGTGACAACTTCCTGCTCCGGGACAGCTTCCTGTTTCCGAGTGTGGTTGAGgccgaggtggggggggggtgggggggcgccaGCAGTGACAGAGATGCCCCCTAGTGGGGGCAGGTCTTCCCCATCTGCTCTACTCTCACTGCTTCTTATtcctttcatcctctctctgtgaTGCCCCTCTTGTAATCTAGCTGTGAaggcaggaatctgtgtgtgtgtctgcggctCGATCATCTCGACAACCGGGCACTGTACGAAGTTGAAAACTGGCAGATGTCTCGCTGAGGACCCTGGGATGTGACGTGCCGCTTTTTGCGAAAAATACATGACCTATGCGTTTAGAAACGTGTTCGTTGCCATGTTGAGCTGCGCTTAGTGATGGAGCCATGGATCTCTCGAGGCACCAACGGGCTCAGGAGGAGGTATGTAGCCATACTGAAAAACGACTTTTGGTTTCATAGAATGATCGGATTTCTGTAAAGTAAAACATCTCAATCTTGGTCGTTTTAACATTTTGTTGCAAAAGTGATCCAGGCATGTGTGGTCTTTCAGTAGAGAAGTGGGCTTGTTTCTGCACACGCAATAAAAGTCTGACATTGAAAGCTCAAATGCAACAGCACTTTCCCAAGGAAAGTATCTCTGTATGAAGTGCTCTGCCCTCCTAAGAGATAGTCGTCATGATTGTCTAACActttcattgtgtctcaagtttCTGAACCCTTTAAATAGCTCAGATGCAGTGCAGGGTGGTACAGATGATCAGAGAGCAGAAACCAACTCCTTGTCCCCATTAGCTCCGAAACCCTAGCCAGTGGGTACTGTCATAAACAATCTCCACAATCTCATTCAAAATTAACCAGCCTTCTCACCTTATCCCACCACCTTCCAATGCACACGCAACCACCTGCCCCCGCCACTCTCACAAGCAATCAGGTTAAATGCTTCAAATCTCCCGACCAATGACAACCGAGGGCTTATGTGTTGATCTGTTtttgtgtgcatgctgtgtcctGACAACGTACCCTTGCAGTGACAGAAACCAGACCCAGGTGCTGTAACAACACTTGAAACTTCAAGAAAAA encodes the following:
- the LOC134026965 gene encoding transmembrane protein 179; protein product: MALDNLIFAQCILYFFAFLFSFIAVVPLSENTEDFRGKCLLFTHGMWQNENITVSKQRFIVEEWGRESSCSFITFVGIASLVVSAVQAWRLLFFLCKGHDDSIFNAFLNLLISSLMVFMVFLSSTITSVGFNLWCDAVTDGGSMPSSCEDLQDTDLELGLDNSAFYDQFAIAQFGLWACWLAWLGIAVMAFLKVYHNYRQEDLLDSLIHEKELLLGRSSRRGSDGRDRKKGLI
- the c9h14orf180 gene encoding nutritionally-regulated adipose and cardiac enriched protein homolog isoform X1; translation: MLSGGREGLFELGRRLQQQGEAQAALHCFLSSLLGLTHVQGFTSLPNCLHQIAELFITEKNYGKALQFIQAEKMFYEVALIELTSLHGSTGPQEEAMLGSAGGCGSPEELSDQASQAQHLERLAQLCIMSKRPHLALEYSGKATKIHQKAFGNDHPITARSLELLATVYAEIGKTEYSDSLGQCVSALSKRFTAAESFRDTLNGLPHAHTHCHREKRSELRNRKEVHQQEDSSNLQPAGSKTPTSILKRPGPGSDTEAVHRRKGERRVRFREPETTVHDIPYERLGAYDTSQARSHLALFTCLFLMMSLLGVALYCTDRRRPQRMCEDLEASLAVYLLKAKQLVWACWGWLTMQ
- the c9h14orf180 gene encoding nutritionally-regulated adipose and cardiac enriched protein homolog isoform X2; amino-acid sequence: MLSGGREGLFELGRRLQQQGEAQAALHCFLSSLLGLTHVQGFTSLPNCLHQIAELFITEKNYGKALQFIQAEKMFYEVALIELTSLHGSTGPQEEAMLGSAGGCGSPEELSDQASQAQHLERLAQLCIMSKRPHLALEYSGKATKIHQKAFGNDHPITARSLELLATVYAEIGKTEYSDSLGQCVSALSKRFTAAESFRDTLNGLPHAHTHCHREKRSELRNRKEVHQQEDSSNLQPAGSKTPTSILKRPGPGSDTEAVHRRKGERRVRFREPETTVHAYDTSQARSHLALFTCLFLMMSLLGVALYCTDRRRPQRMCEDLEASLAVYLLKAKQLVWACWGWLTMQ